Genomic window (Spirosoma sp. KCTC 42546):
CAACGAATTCGGTTCCCAGTACTTCTATCTGAAAGTTGCCGGGTGTTCGCACAATAAAGCGCTGATTATTGGCCGTATGCGTTACGGTAAACTCACCCTCACCTTCCAGAAACACATCGCGGGTATCGCTCCCAAATCCGAAGCGGGGTACATGCAGGGTGGAGTTGGCATTGAGTACAACCAATGTACCATCGGAGAGTTGAACGGTCGAGGTTTGTCCGTAGGCGGTCTGGTAGGACGTATAAAGTAGTTGTGCACGGAACAGAAACCCACCTAGCAAGCTTACCAGCAGCACAGAAGCCGCAATACGCAAACCCAGCCAGTGTTTTGTCCAGAACGACGGTGTATTTTTTATGATTTTGGGCTGAAGCGTGCGGGGATTCGTATCCTCCAGAACAGGAAGGAAGGCATCCAGCGCTTTGTCGGCGTCTACGGCGAACTGCGGGCGTTGACTTTCCCATTCATCGAGGTATTGATAGTAGGTTTCCTGGTTAGCTTCATCAGCCAGCCAGGCTTCAATGTATTTTCGTTGGATAGCCGTGGCTTTCCCGTCAAAAAAATCAAAGACAATAGTTTTTGTAAGCGACGGTTTCATAGCTGATTGATGATTTGTCGGTTAGACAAGTTGCGTACGCGTTACCTCACATATTACATAGGCAGCGCCAGTTGCCAGCCACAAAACCAGCGTAATAAACCAGTCTGCTTTCAGTTCCTGCCGTAGTTTACCCAGGGCTCTGATGAGCAGTTTCTCAACGCCACTGGTGCTGATTTGCAAGTCCTGGGCTATTTCAGTGTATTTCCTGCCTTCAATTCGGCTGAGTAGAAAAGCGCGCTGGCATTGGGGAGGTAGATTCTGAATAACCGATTCAATTTTCTGATGGAGTTCACTATAGTGCAGCACCTGATCGGGTTGTAGTGATGCGGGCATGGATTGGTTATCGGCCAGGTCTAACGAATCGGACTTGTGGAGTTCCCAGCGCAGGTAATTGTAAGCCCGGTGGCGAACCGCTTTGTACAGATAGGCCCGATATGAGGTAGTAATCTGGTCAAACGTACGATCCTGCCAGAAGACAGTGAACACTTCGGCCACTAAATCTTCGGCTACTTCTTTTGAATAAACAAAGCGAACGGCATGATTGACCAGATTTGTATAATAGCGTCTGAACAATAGTGCGCAGCCTTGCCGGGCGTCCTGTATGAATAGTTGCCTTAACAGTAATTCATCATCCGTCACTTTGGTTACGGGCTCGGGTTGATGGTTTGCTGATGGTCGGGCCGGGTTATCGGTATTGGGTTGCTCGTTAAATAACGGTACTGGCTGCATACAAACGTCCGTTAAGCGGGTAGTACTTAACATAGACAAGTTTGGACTTTAATACCTCACTATAGTTGAACTATTTTTTTGAAAATTATCATAGAGCAGAGGAGTTGGCCCGATTGCCCAAGGAGGGAAAGTTACTAATGAGAATAGCTGGTGAAATACACTTAATTTCGTGCTGCATCCTTAGTTCAATATCAACCTTTATTGTAGTTAATGTGCCATTTTGGTTACAAGTATGATCATTGACTACCTGGTTTAACTTTCTGGCCAATCTGACAGTTTAGCGTAAACGTTCGCGAAACTCAATCCTCTATAGTTTAATGAAGTTATCAAAGGCTTATTTTCCTGTATCCAACAATTCATCTATACCCGAGGGGCGCAAGTTTTATCCTCAGTATTTTATCGCAATTTGTGTTGTTTACCTGATCCTTGCGAGTGCACTTGCCCTTGAGGCCCGGTACGGTATTTTGGATGAAGATTTCCACCTAATAGCTAGTAGGGCCTTTGCTAACGCTGGCGTTAACCTGACAAGCCTATACAAGCATGTACCCCCCACGGGCGTGGCCAGTCATATCTGGTTTGCTTTATGGATGAGGTTATTTCCTGGGATCGATTTTATCGGGCTTAGACTTATTACCTGTGCCACTCTTCTGCTAGTGGCCGGATTTACATACGTGCATATCAAGACGTTGTCTGTCGCTAGGCAGCAAAAGATTCTGGCCGCGAGCTGGTTTATGCTGGTTTGCCCTTATTTTTTCTTAAGTGTTTCTACAATCGAAACCGAAGGACCCTCGCTTATATTTTTGTTTATCGGCTTGCTTCTTCTGTCAATTTCGCGATTTCAACGCCTATTGCCTTTTTTTCTAGGTTGCCTGTTGCTGGGGATCACTACGATTGCCCGCTTTTACTATATTCCTCTCCTGCCTGCCGTATTTGTCGTTTTGGTACTGACCGATTGGGAGTACTATGTACAGTATGGATTGAAAGACGTGCTGGTCAAACGAGGGCTACTGTATACGGCCATAGGGATTAGTCTGCTTCCCTTGGTAGGGTTGATTTTGCTTTGGGGAGGCTTAACGCCCCCCGCTTTCCATCAGTGGTCGAAGTTGCGTTCGGGTGTTAGTTTCAATGCATTGCGCCCTTTTACAGCCTTCGCTTTGACAGGTATATACCTTACGCCAATTGTGTTGGTCAATGCATACTGGCAGTCGAAAGCGCTCATTCGTACGGTACTTATTGGGGTATTGGCCGCGCTGCTCCTAACTTTATGTCGAGTCAATTTCTTTCACGATTCGTCTTCTGTTGATGATGTATTTAGTGGCCCTATTGAGCATGGTTTGGCCTGGATAGAAGCAAGAGGTGAGCTGGTTCTCAAGCTAGCTCTGTTTGTTGTTTACAGTCTGAGTTTTATCAGTCTTGGAATCATTATTGAGCAGATAAGCACGTATATACGCGCAAAGGATTATACAGATAAAGGACTGGTATTCTCAATCGTTTTTGTCCTGTTCTTTATCGTTTCCCAGGCGTTTGTTGGGGGTAACCATCCATTTTTTGAGCGTTATCTTATTCAACCCTGGCCCTTTATTGGGTATATATTAGTACAACTATTCCCTGGGTTTCTGAATGGCCGAACCTACCTGATTCTGATAGCTTATACCATTTTATCTGTGCTAATTTTGGTTAAATAAGTGGTAACCCGAAATCTCAGAGACTATCTGAAACCCCTAACTGCCCTGAAGGGGACTTTGTCTAAGTACAGGCAAAGTCCCCTTCAGGGCAGTTAGGGGTTTTACGGCTAACTAGGAATTGATTTTCAGGTAATTTCTCAGCAAATCACTTATGTTTTTATAGGCAATAAGTTCATTTTTAGTAATAAATATGTATCTAAAAATGATTATTAATGTATTTTTTGATTTATATGGTAACTTGAATTGACAATAGATAAGGAAATGTATTTACTTTTGTGGCACTTTTGGTAAAAAAGCTCTACTAGGTAACTTGACGTTCCTGCTATTTTTATATGCCAGTAAAAAAACTCCCGCTGATTTACGGTGGATTAATTAGTGTAACCCTATTTATACTAGTCTATTTTGTTTTAACTCAGCAAGCAAGAGGAGATGAAGGAGGTGCTTATCTACCTTCCTTCGAACAAGCCTATTCGCTTTGGCCTGCTCTGGATCTGTCTCCTTATTGGTCAATCTCATCGTTTTATTTATGGGTAGTTGCATCGTTGCAGGCAATTATCGGCGATTTTGCCGGAGCTCAGTTTCTACTGCTCGGTCGTATTCTTTCCCTGTTCTGTTGGCTTGGTTTAGTTTTATTCCATTTGCGGTCCACCAGCTATAAAGCCTTAGCTGTTCTGTTTAATCCCTATGTGTTAATCTATAGCGTTCGGGCTCACCCGTTTCTGCCCGGTATTTTACTTTTCTCTATTTTTTGGACACTGACCCGCCAGAATAAGAAAATTGGGCTGTTGTTTTTACCAATTGCCGTTAATTTTCAAGTGTTTATCGGGGGGGCTATTGGCTTGTTTATGCCCAGATTCCCACTTCAGGGAAAAGAAGTTAGCCGCGTTATTATCCTTGGGCTCCTTGCGGTTTCAGGCGTTTTGATTACCTGGCTGACCTGGGGAGGTATGTATCCGCCGAAATTTGTTAATCATGTCTTTTTTAAGGAGTACCATGTTAATGGGAAACCCTCATTTGGCTATTTAGGTACCGTATTGATGCTGGCTGGAAGTACGCTGTGGCTAGTTGGCAATAGAACGATTGCTGATATCAGGGAACACAAAACCTATTCATGTACTGTTATTGCGAGCTTACTTTTAGCGGCTATTGCATTGTATTTTATTGCTGATATTATAGCCATTGCCCGCGAAGCAAGCCAACGGGTATTTGGTGCCTATTATCAGGCTGGCTGGGTCATTAGTTATGTAGTGATTGGCTTTGGCTGGCTACGACTTCACCGAGATCATTACTCATTATTTTTTGGATTACTGGGGGCGGCTGTACTATTAGTGACGCTCCCCTACCTGTACGAGCGTATTTCCGTATTTGCCACTATTGCCCCCTGTTTGGCATGGTGTAGTCTTCAGAAAAACGAAACGCAGCAGGAGGCCCTTATTCTGGTAATGTGTTGCCTGTTCGTTCTCTGTTCAATTGCGTACCAATTGTATGGTTCGCTGTAATTTTCTTGCTACAACGTATGAAACTGTCCATAATCGTACCCGCTTATAACGAGGGTAAGACCATTGAAAAGATACTAACTAAGCTGGTAGATGTACAGTTGCCTGTTGCGGTTAGCAAAGAAATAATTATTGTCAATGACTGTTCGAAGGATAACACAGAAACTGTTGTACAAAATTTTATTCGAGCGCATCCGTCATCCGAAATGCAGTATGTAGCGCATACTGTTAATAAAGGGAAGGGTGCCGCATTACATACCGGAATCCAAGCTGCTACGGGCGACTACCTGATTGTTCAGGATGCTGATCTCGAGTATGATCCTGATGAGTTCAATATCCTGTTGAAACCCGTTCTCGATGGCTTTGCCGATGTTGTTTATGGGTCGAGGTTTATGGGCGGCAATGCACATCGGATCCTGTTCTTCTGGCATACAATCGGTAATAAGTTTCTGACATTTCTCAGTAATATGTTCACGAATCTGAACCTAACGGATATGGAAACGTGCTACAAATTGTTTCGGGCCGATGTAATTAAAGGGATTAGCCTGAACGAGAAAAGGTTTGGCTTTGAGCCAGAAGTAACGGCCAAAATCTCTAAAATTCCTGGAATTCGTATTTATGAAGTAGGCATATCCTATTACGGGAGAACCTATGAGGAGGGAAAGAAAATTAACTGGAAAGATGGATTCCGAGCCATCTATTGCATTGTAAAATATAACCTGTTCAGCTAGGCTGCTGATCGGCCACCAGGTCTCAACACTTGCCTAGTATAGTACTGTATTTTCTATAGGAAGTAAAAATGTTCGCACAAATCGCCGGCAACCGGTTTGTGCTTTTATTGGTCGCGAGTAAATCCTGACCGTTTACTATATTACTATATACCTGGTAGCATTATTTATACTAATAAATAGCTTTATCTTTTATTAAAATCTATTTTTGAGCGCAGACCTACTTTCACTCTCTTAGTATGCGTTTTTATAGACTTGTTGCTCTACTTATTCTTGGCGTCATTTATGTATTAATATTTCTATATAGAGGAAACCTGGCTTTCACGCTTTTTGGCGATGAGGTTCATTTTTGGCCCACTGTTCTTCTATTTAGTAAAGAACCCATTCCATCAGCACATCTGCTCAATAATTACCCTGAGGTGATTGCTCCATTGCCATTTATGATTGCTGGGTGGGTTATCAATGCATTCGGCCATTCTATCCAGTATTTGAGAATCCTGAATTTTGGCCTGAGTTTCGGCATATTGATGCTCTTTCTCAAACTTAGCCCCAATGCGGGCCGTTTCTGGTTAGCGGCTCTAGGCCTGGTTCTGTTCCCGTATTACTATTTTTGTAGTACAATCTTCTACACCGATATAGTAGCACTCACGTTTATCCTGATGGGCTGGGTGTTTTACATAAAGAAGCTGCATTGGGCTAGCTGTTTATTTTTTATAGCCGCTATTAGTTCCCGGCAATATGCTGTTGTATTCCCGGCTATTATTCTCTGTTATGAAATCAGCCCAGCAGTATTTCGTTTTATAAGTTGGCAGGAATCAGTACGTTGGGTTCTGAAGAAGCCTTATCTGATTTATTATGTTATTGCCGGCCTTACGTTAATTGGTTGGGTAATTTTCTGGCACGGGCTTGGGCCTGCTCCTGAAGTGGCTCGGCAAAAATACAATGATACCGTTCACAAACTGACTTATAATCCGGGGTTCGTTCTGTATGCATCGGCCTGCCTTGGCCTTTACTATGTGCTGCCTGAACTGCTACTAACCCGAAAACTGCAATTCTACGCGCTTGAATCGAAGCAACGTCCGTGGTTAATTGGCTGGGTTATGCTAATTGGTCTGATGATTACTTTTTTCCCTGCTCAACAGATGTACGATGGTTTTTTTGTTGTTAAGAACTTAGGTTTTTTTGACCGACATCTGGAGTTAATAGGGATTGTGGGAACAGCTAAACAACTCATTTTTGGTGCTCTGATGCTATTGACGGTTCTACGGTTTGCCAGCCCTAAAAGCGGGCTGGCAGGCTGGATCGTTCTTCTTAATCTAATCTTGATGGGGAAAGCCCATATTGGCTGGGATAAGTACCTATTGCCTACCATTGCAACGCTCTGGTTCATTACCCTGGTTGATAAGCACTGGCCATTGAGCAAAATCAAAAAAGAACAGAGCTTAACCGCTGTTTCAGTATAAAGGAAAGATCACCAGTACTCGTTGTTGATTTTACTGAATTCTATCAATTCTATTGGTCGTGGAGATTCTCCAGGTAGTGGTATCTAAAGAATTCAGTATGGACGTTTATGATTCCGCTGGGCGTAGCGGAGCGTCACTATCAGGTTCAATAAGGGGAATTGCTACTTGAACTGATTGAGGAACGGGAATTGGTCTAGGCAGCTTTGCGTATTGGTTGTATGCAGTTCCCAACGACCAAACCTTTAGCCCAACGCGGGCGAAAATCATACTCTGCTGAATGAAAAACATGATCAGAATGGTTAGCCAGTTGCTCATCAGAATGGCTTCGTCAAGAATAAAGTAAACGCCGAACAGGCCAGTTCCTATCAAAATCAGTACTACGTATAGGCCATAGGTTCGCGCCAGATTACGAAGCACCAATCGGCCAGCTTGCCCAAATGCCCGAAAGGCATTATGCTCATCTTCCCGAAACATTAGCACTTTAGCATAATCGCCAATACAAAGCAGGAGGGTAGCTGTGAGGGCAAACAGGGCAAAAAAAACGGCTCCGATCCAAAACTGCCCCCGTTCGGTCAGGGTATCATTGAAGACAACGCCCACTAAAGACCCTGCCACCAGCCACAGTCCGCCACCGATCACGACAAATAGAAGGGTCACCAAAACTAATCGTAGAAACCGGCCAAAATAATGACTACAGCCTTGCCAGAAGAGGCCAGCATTGAATGGGTTGTTGGGCTGAGAAAAGCGTAGTAAGATACCTCCTGCGAAAAAAACGCTTAGAACTATATACACAAGACCTAGCCATCGACCTACGCTTATCAGGGGAGAAATAACCCGTTGACTGCGGTTCATAAAATCAGAGTAAATAGTATAGTCGAACCCGTTGAGTAAGTTTAGGAACGCTAACGAATTCTGATCTTCTACCGTAAGGGTGTTGTAAAAGGGAAGAGCCGCTAACAAACCCAGTACCAGCGTGATTCCGTAGATCAACCACAGAAGCCGGATTGACCCAAGTGTTTGGCGAAGGGTGGTCGAGAGCGTATTCACGGGGTCTTTGATTTAGGGTTTACGGTTCAAGGTATACAGTTTGGTATTGCAATAGGGAATAGCGAGTTGTTAACCTTGACCGTTAACCCCATTACTTAGTTGACAAAGGGTGTTCGGTTCTTATTTTTTCCTGTAATTTCAGGAAGCCATCGATCAGGGCTTCGGGGCGGGGAGGACAACCAGGTACGTATACATCGACTGGAATAATACGATCTACTCCTTTCACCACATGGTAGCCATGCTGCCAGTAAGGGCCACCGCAGTTGGAGCACGATCCCATCGAAATGACGTAACGGGGCTCCGCCATTTGTTCGTAAAGCCGCCGAATACGATCAGCCATTTTATACGTGACTGTACCGGATACAATCATAATATCCGACTGCCGGGGCGAAGGGCGCGGAAAAATACCGAACCGTTCGAGGTCATAACTGGCGGTCATGGCACCCATCATTTCAATAGCGCAGCAGGCTAATCCAAACGTAAGCGGCCACAGTGATTTCTCCCTCGACCAGTTCAGCAGATCCTCGGAGTGCATGAGCATAACACTGGCTTCGCCTGATTTATCGGTTATTGAGGGAGAGGTCATGTTAATTTTCTTTTTGAGGTAGGCGATTAATGATATCCTGTTGATAGCGCCAACTGAACGGCTGGAGTTGTCGGAACAGGCTCAGGTCGGGATTTCGTTGGTCCAATGGGCGAATAACCCGACGGTTCAGATTGCCAAGAGCTGAGCCTGCTAACAAACCAGCTGCGGCACCACCCGCTGCTGAAAGCGTTAACGTCAAGCCGTAGATAACTGGCCCTCGAACTGGATTCTTTTGTAGTGATTGGTTCGCTACGTAGCCCGTCAGTAGCCCACCGACAATGGCTCCACTGATCAGGGCATTTTTTTTGCTCTTCCGCCGAATCACTACTTTTTGAATATTGGCGAATGGGATTCTACCTGATGACATACTACGCCTTTCATTTCCAAGGTAAAGATACGAATCCGTCACCTCTGCCAATGTTCCGCGGAAGCGATCCCCCGCTTTTGTAACGACTTTAATTTTATATACATCCGCCGTAGGTTGTTGAGCCCATAAGGATGTTGATCGTGAACCACTAATAAGAATTGTTAACCAGCAGCGTAGTAAAAATGGGTTCAGAAGAAGAGTCAACTTTAATACAATCCTGTCACCGCTGATACTTCTCATTTACTTGCCTGTATAAGGCCGTCGGTACCTTTGTCTCTATTGTTGGTACTTTCGGTTGGGGTTTTACCCAATCAAGGTAGCCTTTTGCCCAAACATAGGCAAGCCCTAAAGCTAGAATAATGACAAATAAAGTTACTTCGGTCAGGGCGAACCAGCCCCAAAGTCCATTCGTTGCTTTGACCAGCCGTTCTTGCCCAAACACGGTGGCCCAGGGAAACAGAAAGACCAGTTCAACATCAAACAGGACAAACACTAAAGCAACTACGTAAAATCGGATATTGAACTGCACATTGGCATTGCCAATTGGTTCTTCTCCCGATTCGTACGTACTGTTTTTCTCCACGTTCGGTCTACTGGGTCGTAGTAACCGAGCTACAAAAAGCACGACGGCGATAAACGCGAACGCGGCCAGAATAAACAGCAGAAGAATACCAAAGTCGGAGAGCATAGTTTGACAGTACTGGGAGTGAGGAGTGCGTATTAGAATACTGCCATAGACACAAGGATAGGCGCTAGCCTTCCCACTACATGCTTCTCGCTCCTAATACAAATTTACTTTTTCTTCTTCTTAGGAAACAGGTTATACACCATCGAGACCTGAAGGTTTCGGTTATAATACGATGCCGTTGCTTCGGGCGATACATTGGTGAAACCGTAGATGTATCGGACATTCAAACTGAATTTGTTAAGCATGTCCAGAAAATCGTAGTGGACACCCACTGCCAGACCAAGGTCATTATTGGCACTTGGTCCGCCTGTTTGTCCGGCGTTAAGTGCGTAACTAAATTCAGGACCCACCTGAACCGTCAACCCTTCGGTTGGAATGTACCCCAACATTAAGGGAAGGCTGGCGTAGTAATAGGAAACCCCCGTTGTAGTCCGACTACCATTCGATTGTTCCTGCTGAAAAGTGCCACCCCTAATAGATAGTATAGCTTCTGGCTGAACTACCCAGCGATTATATCGATACCGATATATAAGACCCAAATGGGGTTCCAGGGCGCGGTGGGGGATATTAACGGTACTTCCCGATATGGCTATTTGAGTAAAGGAAGCTCCGATTTTTACACCAAAATGGCCGCCAACAGGCTTGTCACTTTGTGCCAGAGTAACTAAAGGTGAAGCTACTAAAAAGATAAAAAGAAATAATCGGTACATGTACATACGGAGCTGCTGAGAGGAAGTTAACCTTCCGATAACGGTTTTATCCAAAACATCGGGGGTGCGGCCTTCCGACCGCCCGAAACGTCGGACCGTACAAAATTGGTTAAAAAAGTTAAGAAGACCCCCGTTTATCTGTCCGGCAGAATGTCAAAAAATGTTAATTAAGCCGTGGATCAACCGGATAGTGAGCGATTGCTTTGTACTCGCCCCCCATGCGTTTTAAAACACCCCGCCAAAATTCTTTGGTGGGTGTGTCGAAGAGGAAGTCGGCGGTGATACGGCTAATGATCCAGGCTTTCTGAACGAGTTCGGCATCCAGTTGGCCTTCACTCCAGCCCGAATACCCAATAAAAAAGCGAACATCGCGCTCGGTAAGCGTTCCTAGATTAACGGCCCGTTTGATTTGCTCAAAATCGCCACTCCAGTACAAGCCATCGACAACGCGAATCGACCCGTCAATCAGATCGGGGCGACGGTGTATGAAATGCAGCGTATTTTGTTGGACTGGCCCTCCCACAAACAAAGGTAGATCTGGATGAATTTCTTCAATTACATCGCTCAGATGAATATCGGTAAGCTGATTCAGAACCAGACCGAACGTACCAGCCTGACTATGCTCGCAAACCAATACTACACTGCGTTCAAAGTTAGTGTCGCCCATGAACGGTTCGGCAATTAAAAGGTCACCGTTCGTGACGGCTGGCGGGGTCGTATTCATAGCACATCGAGCAATTAATTCAGTTATAGCCAAAACGCTTTTTTCAAATGCTATATTCCTTAAAAACTGTTAAATACACTACTCATAAGCAGGATAATGTTTATACGGCCAAATCATAAATACGGATCCTGACTGAATTAGATTACGCAATTTCCCAAAAGCGGACGTTACTTTTGTAGCGAATGTTGCTTTAGCTATAAGAACCGTAACCAGAATAGGCGGTGGATGGCCCAATCGGCCTGAATAAGAAACTTAATTTTATGCAGAACCAGATTCATGACCGGCGGGGATTTCTTCAAAAAAGTGCGTTGGCTACCTTGACTGCTTTGGTAGGAAC
Coding sequences:
- a CDS encoding FecR domain-containing protein, which gives rise to MKPSLTKTIVFDFFDGKATAIQRKYIEAWLADEANQETYYQYLDEWESQRPQFAVDADKALDAFLPVLEDTNPRTLQPKIIKNTPSFWTKHWLGLRIAASVLLVSLLGGFLFRAQLLYTSYQTAYGQTSTVQLSDGTLVVLNANSTLHVPRFGFGSDTRDVFLEGEGEFTVTHTANNQRFIVRTPGNFQIEVLGTEFVVYARERGKRVFLNKGKVKLGLPQGQQLYMKPGNVVTVANSGRYKLTQSAPARPYLAWKEHWFYFDNTSLAEVAQQIQERFGVKVVVTDSLLSQRRIAGNFKAEKADDLLQILSELLNLNIVKTRHHIELSTPKQPY
- a CDS encoding RNA polymerase sigma-70 factor — its product is MQPVPLFNEQPNTDNPARPSANHQPEPVTKVTDDELLLRQLFIQDARQGCALLFRRYYTNLVNHAVRFVYSKEVAEDLVAEVFTVFWQDRTFDQITTSYRAYLYKAVRHRAYNYLRWELHKSDSLDLADNQSMPASLQPDQVLHYSELHQKIESVIQNLPPQCQRAFLLSRIEGRKYTEIAQDLQISTSGVEKLLIRALGKLRQELKADWFITLVLWLATGAAYVICEVTRTQLV
- a CDS encoding glycosyltransferase family 2 protein, with the protein product MKLSIIVPAYNEGKTIEKILTKLVDVQLPVAVSKEIIIVNDCSKDNTETVVQNFIRAHPSSEMQYVAHTVNKGKGAALHTGIQAATGDYLIVQDADLEYDPDEFNILLKPVLDGFADVVYGSRFMGGNAHRILFFWHTIGNKFLTFLSNMFTNLNLTDMETCYKLFRADVIKGISLNEKRFGFEPEVTAKISKIPGIRIYEVGISYYGRTYEEGKKINWKDGFRAIYCIVKYNLFS
- a CDS encoding NADH-quinone oxidoreductase subunit B; translated protein: MTSPSITDKSGEASVMLMHSEDLLNWSREKSLWPLTFGLACCAIEMMGAMTASYDLERFGIFPRPSPRQSDIMIVSGTVTYKMADRIRRLYEQMAEPRYVISMGSCSNCGGPYWQHGYHVVKGVDRIIPVDVYVPGCPPRPEALIDGFLKLQEKIRTEHPLSTK
- a CDS encoding NADH-quinone oxidoreductase subunit A is translated as MLSDFGILLLFILAAFAFIAVVLFVARLLRPSRPNVEKNSTYESGEEPIGNANVQFNIRFYVVALVFVLFDVELVFLFPWATVFGQERLVKATNGLWGWFALTEVTLFVIILALGLAYVWAKGYLDWVKPQPKVPTIETKVPTALYRQVNEKYQR
- a CDS encoding porin family protein, yielding MYRLFLFIFLVASPLVTLAQSDKPVGGHFGVKIGASFTQIAISGSTVNIPHRALEPHLGLIYRYRYNRWVVQPEAILSIRGGTFQQEQSNGSRTTTGVSYYYASLPLMLGYIPTEGLTVQVGPEFSYALNAGQTGGPSANNDLGLAVGVHYDFLDMLNKFSLNVRYIYGFTNVSPEATASYYNRNLQVSMVYNLFPKKKKK
- a CDS encoding YqgE/AlgH family protein, with translation MNTTPPAVTNGDLLIAEPFMGDTNFERSVVLVCEHSQAGTFGLVLNQLTDIHLSDVIEEIHPDLPLFVGGPVQQNTLHFIHRRPDLIDGSIRVVDGLYWSGDFEQIKRAVNLGTLTERDVRFFIGYSGWSEGQLDAELVQKAWIISRITADFLFDTPTKEFWRGVLKRMGGEYKAIAHYPVDPRLN